The Primulina tabacum isolate GXHZ01 chromosome 7, ASM2559414v2, whole genome shotgun sequence genome includes a window with the following:
- the LOC142550679 gene encoding uncharacterized protein LOC142550679, giving the protein MEIAYGTWESSVKLLPKYMCALSKYNPGTAVEWKHLRANNEICKTLNYVFWAFRQCVDGFRHCRKIISVDGAHLYTKYKHKMLIGVTLDANNQVLPLAFAIVDEETTDSWKWFLENLGKHVVCGENGVCLISDRHKGIVRATEDLPYFQPP; this is encoded by the coding sequence ATGGAAATTGCTTATGGTACATGGGAGAGCTCCGTTAAATTGCTTCCAAAATATATGTGTGCTTTGTCCAAATATAATCCGGGAACAGCTGTGGAGTGGAAGCATCTCAGAGCCAACAATGAAATTTGTAAGACACTGAACTATGTTTTCTGGGCATTTAGGCAGTGTGTTGATGGGTTTCGACATTGTCGAAAAATAATTAGTGTCGATGGTGCACACTTGTATACCAAATACAAGCACAAAATGTTGATTGGTGTCACTCTGGATGCGAATAATCAAGTTCTACCGCTAGCATTTGCTATTGTGGATGAAGAAACAACAGATTCTTGGAAATGGTTCTTGGAGAACCTAGGAAAACATGTTGTTTGTGGTGAAAATGGTGTGTGTCTTATTTCTGATAGGCATAAGGGAATCGTGCGAGCAACTGAAGATCTACCATATTTTCAACCTCCTTAG
- the LOC142551269 gene encoding uncharacterized protein LOC142551269, with protein sequence MGFQVSWVSFLKISLLLLLISGIVIACFTLPIEKMLKDFLVWIEHDLGPWGPLVLAVAYIPLTVLAVPASVLTLGGGYLFGLPVGFVADSIGATIGAGAAFLVGRTIGRSFVISKLKDYPQFDAVAIAIQKSGFKIVLLLRLVPLLPFNMLNYLLSVTPVPIAHYMLASWLGMMPITLALVYVGTTLKDLSDVTHGWNEFSKTRWAYIVLGLAVSVVLMICVTRVAKAALENALAENKDIENDFVSPQLPIVDDSARNLHQPLIIRVDTP encoded by the exons ATGGGTTTCCAAGTCAGTTGGGTTTCGTTTCTCAAGATTTCTTTGCTTTTACTGCTGATTTCGGGCATTGTCATCGCTTGCTTCACTCTCCCTATTGAAAAG ATGCTGAAGGATTTCTTAGTATGGATAGAGCACGATCTTGGCCCTTGGGGTCCTCTAGTGCT AGCTGTTGCATACATTCCTTTAACAGTATTGGCAGTACCTGCTTCTGTTCTTACG CTGGGTGGTGGCTACCTATTCGGCTTGCCTGTGGGTTTTGTTGCTGATTCTATTGGTGCCACAATAGGTGCTGGTGCTGCTTTTCTTGTTGGGCGAACA ATTGGGAGATCATTTGTTATATCCAAGCTAAAAGACTATCCCCAGTTCGATGCAGTTGCTATCGCCATTCAAAAATCTGGATTTAAG ATTGTATTACTGCTCCGACTTGTTCCTTTGCTCCCATTCAACATGTTGAACTACCTCTTATCGGTGACTCCTGTCCCCATTGCTCATTACATGCTAGCTTCATGGTTGGGCATGATG CCAATTACTCTTGCCTTGGTATATGTTGGAACAACTTTGAAGGATCTTTCAGACGTAACCCATGGATGGAATGAATTTTCAAAAACTCGTTGG GCATATATTGTGTTGGGCCTTGCTGTATCTG TTGTGCTGATGATTTGTGTTACAAGAGTCGCCAAAGCTGCATTAGAGAATGCATTGGCTGAAAACAAAGACATAGAGAACGATTTCGTGTCACCACAATTACCCATTGTTGATGATTCTGCTCGAAACCTCCACCAGCCACTTATAATCAGAGTCGATACACCCTAA